DNA from Megalops cyprinoides isolate fMegCyp1 chromosome 14, fMegCyp1.pri, whole genome shotgun sequence:
ACCTTGGGCAGCCATTTGATCTGATCTGAATCATATCTGGTACAGGTATTTCACAGGATGTGACTCCTACCTGGGTCAGGTGTTGGTGTCTCGGTGatgggtgaggggagggggtctGTGTAAGACTGCTGAGCAAAGAACCCCGAGGAGAAATCTAGGATGGAGAAGATCAGTCACTCATatattttctttacaaaattCCTTAAGATAAGAGCTGACTGTAGCTATATAAAGAAATGGGTAATCCCTCTGCCACTATGTCTCACCTGAATAGCCACTGTCGCAAGAGGCTACTAATGAGAGTTTCTTGGAGTAGTGAGCACAGTTTTTGGCCTTGTCCTCGCTGCTGTCCCTGGACATCTCCTGGAGGTGGCCTGCACCCCTTGCTGATATGTGATTACCCCTCCGACTGAACACCCGAGCGCCTCTCCGACTCAACCCCCGAGCACCCTTACGGCTCACTTCCTGGATACCGTGCTGACTCAACACCTCCCACTTCGCCCCCTCCACGGCCTCCAACACCATGTCCACTACTATGAAGTGAGCATTCTCCtgtaggacacacacacaaaagcacgcacacgcagatacacacacacacagaactggtATCATTTGGTTTAATGGAATCCATCATTTAAGTCATTCAAGATCAAAACAATTTGCTTAATTTCAACATGCTCTGCAGGCCTACAAACAGCTACTTActtccacactgtaaactaTTTCCCGAGGTGAAATTGTCAGATAAGCATGCAAATAGGCAACAATGAGGTACAGTATGTGAATGCCACAGAATGGCTACAGTTCAGGTGTAACATCTGGTGACCAGAGGTCAGGTGTCATTGTTACCTTTTCCAGGTCACTGCTGGCCCTGAGGACGTCATCAAAAGTGTATACACTTTCAGGTGGCTCTAGGTCCTTCCTGAGTCCTAAAACACAGTAAaccactgtaacacacagtacagcacaatAGTAGACTCACAGATAAGCAAGACACTATGGGGCAATTTATGCCCTGAACATAAGATGATTACTTCTGTGTGATTCTGTGCTTGTGGGGAGAAGCTGATCATCTGTGGGTGATCAATCCACTGTATCTGAGTTGAGTGTTGAttatctacagtatgtgtgatTAATGCCATCTACGTGAGGTGACTATCCATTGCCTGTATATGACCAATAGCCTGTCCCTGAAGTGACAGTTGTAGGTAGTTACCTGCAAATATGTGAGTGTCAGAGTGCGAACGAAGTTTCTGCGCCTCTTCTTGGCCACGGGTGGCCCCTGCTACACCTCTGAATGGGAGGTGGAGCCCTGCACTCAACAGCCAGTTCACGCTggctgagagagaaacacagcggGGCTTCTCTTGCAGCTGGGATGGGTGGGGCTGGAGGTCTGGGGGCAGGGTTTCACACACTGCCAGCTGCTCCTCCAATCCCGTGGAGGCAGGTGATTCGATGTGGGCGGGGGGGGATGAAGAGGGAGACTGCTCTGCCGGCTCGGACATCGACAAGCGCTTCCTGCGGGAGATGACCGGGCTGCTCCTGGGCAGGAAGTAGCCTCGCTCGGCCTCGGGATCCAGCAGGGAGCCGTCGTGACTTTTTGGGGTGTCCCCTTTGTCTGGCGTGCCCTCGCTGTatccatcatcatcactgtcagagGACTGTCGCCCGTCCGGCTCGTCCGTACTGCTGTCCGAGTCAGAGCAGTCTCTGAGTGTCGGGCTGGTGCGCTGGGAGGGGGGAGACGTCTGAGACAGAGGCTGGTACTTGGCTCCACCGGAActctccagcacagagagcagcatctTCCTCACTGAAACTGGTGAGGAAGAGCCACGCCTCCCACTGAAGTGACCAATCACTGCCGGTTTGGAAAACTCCTCTGGAATGAgaccacagcactgtgtgaatgggtgagcatgtgtgtttgtgtgtgagtgaacgagtgagtcagtgagtaaATCTATGATGCAAGCGTTCTAGCAAGAGtatattaaaaaaggaaaacaaaataatattttaagcCAGAGGTGTCCAAAGTCTGAAGATTGAATGGCTAACATTACT
Protein-coding regions in this window:
- the rubcnl gene encoding protein associated with UVRAG as autophagy enhancer; protein product: MLLSVLESSGGAKYQPLSQTSPPSQRTSPTLRDCSDSDSSTDEPDGRQSSDSDDDGYSEGTPDKGDTPKSHDGSLLDPEAERGYFLPRSSPVISRRKRLSMSEPAEQSPSSSPPAHIESPASTGLEEQLAVCETLPPDLQPHPSQLQEKPRCVSLSASVNWLLSAGLHLPFRGVAGATRGQEEAQKLRSHSDTHIFAGLRKDLEPPESVYTFDDVLRASSDLEKENAHFIVVDMVLEAVEGAKWEVLSQHGIQEVSRKGARGLSRRGARVFSRRGNHISARGAGHLQEMSRDSSEDKAKNCAHYSKKLSLVASCDSGYSDFSSGFFAQQSYTDPLPSPITETPTPDPDAEKGESAVDGGFKSFQSSPESPSLLCSAEVLALRLVSAFRKQWFPREDQRFTSTSLGSALQEFLPSSDSMASEHIIALAEEIRQKSRMRGTLTWAPPRFQIIFNTHPAQKRSVVMASQHYLCAGCGTQVEEKYIKKLRYCEYLGRYFCDCCHGDGESVIPGHVLEKWDFGRYPVCNFSKRLLDSVWHQPLFSAACVGKALRRARELARFRELQEQLSAIKKLLTACRLSDGVLREFEQLPCHLTQEPYLFSMDDLLRVKRGQLVPQAKALLQVAIAHVDSCQLCLAKGFICEFCKKKDVLFPFQTHTTKRCKG